In the genome of Salmo trutta chromosome 18, fSalTru1.1, whole genome shotgun sequence, one region contains:
- the rnf151 gene encoding RING finger protein 151, giving the protein MSGGYDVDLFVDSPDYDLLCTICRAVLRCPVRVACNHVFCKTCILQWLRRQETCPCCRNTISPSFMFVMYKLSKTISHLRIKCNNEGCSATFPLSEEFLHSSSCQFQRVPCPHQGCGSLVPRSALEVHSQHCQHWSQLCPMGCGTLLTQATQPQHNCFRQLRQHVEAQRQSHRAIASALRRKMGRMQTAMTHVRRQVGLICESLEVMGEGEGEGEGEEGGEVYEGYGEGEGETTGESNTSSSSSSS; this is encoded by the exons ATG agtggGGGCTACGACGTGGACCTGTTTGTGGACAGTCCAGACTATGACCTGCTCTGCACCATCTGTAGAGCTGTCCTGAGGTGTCCTGTCAGAGTGGCCTGTAACCATGTCTTCTGCAAGACCTGCATCCTACAGTGGCTCAGGAG ACAGGAGACATGTCCCTGCTGTAGGAACACTATCAGTCCCAGCTTTATGTTCGTCATGTACAAATTGAGTAAAACTATCAGCCATCTCAGGATTAAG TGTAACAACGAGGGATGCTCGGCCACTTTCCCTCTGTCTGAGGAGTTCCTCCATAGTTCCTCTTGCCAGTTCCAGAGGGTCCCATGCCCCCACCAGGGCTGTGGTTCCTTGGTGCCCCGCTcagccctggaggtccactcacAGCACTGCCAACACTGGAGCCAGCTCTGCCCCATGGGCTGTGGTACTCTGCTCACACAGGCCACCCAGCCCCAGCACAACTGCTTCAG GCAGCTGAGGCAGCATGTGGAGGCCCAGAGGCAGAGCCACAGAGCCATCGCTAGCGCCCTCCGAAGAAAGATGGGGAGAATGCAGACCGCCATGACACACGTCAGGAGGCAGGTGGGGCTCATCTGTGAGAGCCTAGAGGTcatgggagagggggagggagaaggggagggggaggagggtggagaggtgTATGAGGgatatggagagggggagggggagactaCAGGGGAAAGTAACacaagcagcagtagcagcagctctTGA